Below is a window of Malania oleifera isolate guangnan ecotype guangnan chromosome 1, ASM2987363v1, whole genome shotgun sequence DNA.
CTCGACACAGTCCCGGCCACTCAACGGAAGGGACCACATGCTGTGAGTCTTCCAGACTCCCAAATTCTAGAAGCCCAGCATGGtccatttgaaaaagaaaataagctTCCCAATAGAAAGAAAAGGGACATGTTTTCCACTAGAAGATTAATAAACCGTATGACAAAATACAGAAGCTAGCCACaagccagagagagagagagagattagttCTACACATTTTTCCTTGCCCTAGTACATATATATTAGCTAGCTCTGAAATCTCGCTCTTAACTAGATTAATCAATATACAAATCTAACCCTGAAAATCTCAACATGGTTTTATCAAGATCCCTACAATACGTAATTAACCAACCCCCTTGTCACATATTTCCTATTGACAAGAATATATGATGAACCTGCAGCTCCTCCAATCCACCTGATCTGCcctatcatgtatatatatagagaCACACATACTCACTCAGCTGCCCAGCAACACATGCGCACATGCATGCATGAAACCTTTATCGATCAGTGAGCTTTTAGGATCTGATCATGGACGTTAGAGAGCGGAAAACAACTTCTTCACAAGGGATGGTAATGCCCATACCATGGTTAAAACCAAATTCCTCTTCCGCCCGCCGGAGCAGGCTCTGGAACTCCGGGTGATCCAACCATGCTATGGGGACAATATATCTGCTCCTGTTTTGTCCCACGTATACTGCAAAGTGCCCCTTTGGCACATCATCAGGAAGACCGCCGCCGCCGCTGTCATAGCCGCTGCCGCTCTTCTTGCTGAAGCTGGAGCACTTCTTCAGGATTTGCTTCAGAGCTGCTGGTTGAGGTAGCTTGTTTGACTTCCTAATGGCCATGTATGAATATGGAGGTACTAAACTAGCTTGAACAGGGGATTAAttaatttgagagagagagagagagagagagagagagaggtggggaAGGAGTATACGATTAAGGGTCGAAGAGGGTGGGGAGTGGTATTTATGGAGAGAGAATAATTGAAAGGggcctgagagagagagagagagagagagtcatgtgGTAGGGTGGGTGTGGAGTCGTCCTTGAAAAAAACAAGGAACAGAGGAACGTTGCATGTTTTGGGGCGTCTGGGTAGGGTACCATGGCTTTACGTTGCCTCTCCTGTAGACAACAGCTAGaggccttctctctctctaaaaaccgaGCAGATTAGACTTTCATTAATGTATCAATCCTACCAATTAGCATAAATATAGCATGTATTTACATAATTACATGTACATGTATAGAGGTTCAAATTGTGTATGcgtgttgtatatatataatcaaacgagttaatccaaaaaaataaaggaaaataaatataaaggAAGAAATGTCTTAGGTACCAAATGGTATTAATTGGTGACAAATAAAGcaacaatatatgaaatataaaggTGGATATATCTATCGGGTACGCCAAGGGACATGCCCTGTACTTTCCCAAAGGGCCAAACTAAACTAACCACTCGATGAATTGAGCATGCacaatattgatatttaatatatatatatgctatagCTTCTATATATCTACATCTATAGAGTATAATGATGTAGCTACTAGCTTGCCAGCTAGTTAGCTAGGGGTGCTTACTTGGTCCTCTTGATCATGCCATGAGTTTTCATCAATTTATCAGCTACGGCTGAATACTACAGCTGATCAGATGGACTAGTTTTCATTAATTAATGCTTTATACATATAATTTACATTGAAAGAACAATGTTTTCTAATTTATATTTGCATATTTTGGGCTTGGAAGGGCCCACCCATCATTTAGCAAACGACTTTATTCAATTTTTCCTTCCAAGTTTGACTTGTGAAAACAATCTCACAAAATGTAAAAGCACGATAATCTCATACAACAACCCTATACTTACAAACTTAGTGCTCCTATACTATAATTGGTGCTTGAATCTTGATTTAGAAATCATCTAGGTTTGAATAAAATACAgacaaaattatattgagtttccCTATTTgcaaatataaatttcaaatacaaattcaaatacaaaaccAAAAATCCATAGCCCTCAAACAGAATGCAAGTGCGGCCTTTTAGGCACTTCGAAGTTTAATTGGTTTTGCAGTTTGCACTTTCTAAAGCTCCCAGTAAATGTTAACATGTGCTTTGAGTTGAAGTTAGAGCAGAGGGGAGGGCTGGTTCTTGTCAAACCCATTGGGAATCATGGGATGGACCATCagccagcagcagcagcagcaacagcaaTTAGGTTCCAATCTGAAAAACAAAAAGGAAGGGAACAAGACACCATCTTTCTCTAGATAAGATAAAGAGAATGCAGTGGTGAACATTATACCAAAGGAATGGCGGGGAGCGTCCTAATCATCGGACCTTTGGCACCTGTCCCAACAAGCTACCTCCTATTCATTCTACGTATTCGGTTTGGATTTCGCTTGAATCCCCGTCAAACTAATGTCAAATATGGAAGCTCTACCGCTAGCACGTTCCAATAGCAACCTTATTTTCTGATAGATTAGTTGGGGAATTCGTCTAATcgaagaaaacaaattttattttccaatttaggtttttcaaaaaattatagtTGCTGTTTTATTATAGAAAACATTTgtatttttcttttgcttttcaaataattacataCGTATcacattatttttcaattttctagaaTTTAAAAGTCAGCaagcatattttatgtattttctaagtttactgtataaattttacaattgaaagcactgatttttttttatttttttttttttaattttgaaagaaTATAGAAATTGTTTTGTATAACTAAATAAGTCCTaaaaatgtcactatttctaaatttttcgGCATTTGTTTAGGAAACTTGTAAAGCAGCTTTCTCTTTCCATGTTCTTataaaatgttagaaaattagaaaataaagtgacattttttgtaattttatgaaaactGAAAATAAACAGGTAATATACGATCAAGATGGGGTCCTCATTTTTGGTTTGGAAAGCTATATTCAGTAGCTTTAGTTGGCACCTTTACCTTCCCTTCTCACCCTTGTTCTCTCCTTGTCCTAGTATTTGGTGCCTATTCGAGTCAAACTCTGTTCTCTACTGACAGCTGCCAGGGTTTCTTTGGCTTGTCTGTACTCCAAATAGCACCCCACAAAACATAAAAGCTGTACATAAAGAagccacagagagagagagagagagagagagagagagagagagagatgtacaTAAACTTAAGCCGTCAGAACATGAGAATACAAAAAGGAATGTCATGGAAAGATTAGAATGAGATAAGGTGTGGGTCACAATTGAGAGAAGCTGTTTGTTCAATGTTCacactataataatagtatgctGTATGTGCATATTCTAAATGATACTGCAAAAGAAAAATGGAGGCATAAAACCCGGTGGATGGCACATCACTGTCGTTGGGAGGCAGAGGCTATCATTTCTAATGAGCGGAAGGCAATTTCTTCTGGTTGATGATGACCCTTGTCTACTGATTTTGATTAGCATGTGAAGGCATGTTACTCTTGCCTTCAAAAACCCCCCAACAAAGGCAAGAACCGCAATGCCATGAGACACCATCCTAACTGCCCTAGAGAGCCCTTCGCCTAAAGAAGTAAACAATCATCCACTAGGGATCTTTCATAAGCATCTTCCAAAATACTCAGCCCtagtaagatttttttttaaataaaatggaGTAGCTCAACCGTAGATTGACCACCTACCTTTGGGAGCCACAGGTGTCCACTTAAATACAAGCTTAATCCAATGAAAGAATCGAACCTATACGTCCAAATTTGATGGCTCAATCTCACCATTAAACCACCCTATGTACATTGGCTCCTACTGTATAAAACTGGGGAGGAATGAGGCTATAGGTACCAAATTATCCATCAACACCAGTCCATCTCAAGTATAATCAATCAACATAGAAATTATAAAGATAAACACACCAGTTTGAGCTGTAAAGGACGAAGAGTTGCATAAAACAAAATCTAAAAATCAAGAGTCGGTCTCAGGGCATCAACAAATATTGGGTAGAAATGGTTCTTCTACTCCCCTATAAATTTAATCAGTAGCTTGTCCATTAACCTGTTTCAAAAGGTTCTGGATCATGTTCTAACAAGCAGTCCCTACTAAAATAAACTTCAGAAAGCTAATCACCATCTAGTTCTGCCACATGTGAAAATATAACTGCAACTTCAATTTATACAGTAAATAGGCAGACAAAATAGGTCAAGTTATTTCCAATGCCATGAGACATCAATTTTCCCAAGTTGCTTTTATATAGAAACTTAGCTTTATGATAATGAGAAAATGGTACAAAACTAACATGAAAGTATGAAACGGACAAGAGAGACTGAATGGAATTAACAAAGATCTCTATATATGAAGCAGAGTAATGACCCTGTTAAAGTCCATTGCAAGATCCTAAAGAAGATGGGGACCGCAGAGTTACTTGAAGGCTTTCGTGGCTATGGTCATATATAGCATTTCAATTCAAGGGGAACATTGATGTTTAATCATGTGTTCTGAAACCACCATAAAATGACAACAACAAATCACATGCTGAGCTCACATGCGCTCGCTTACACATGTTAGTACTTCAGTATTAAGGAAGAGAGAGAGTATCAAATAGTGTAGATAGGGTGCACAATACAGAAAATATGCATTGCTTACAATACAGATTCATAAGCAAGATAGATTACTTGCAACTCTATTTCAATTGAAAAACACTACAACAAATTTCCAGCTGTCACAACATTAAGGAAACTGAAAGCATTGGAGGTGAATCAGATACCAGAAGATAATGCATTTTCCCAGAGGAATTAACTGAACTTTGATGGTAGGTTCTGCCATATTTCTATAACTTCCTTGAAATGAAATTTCAATTCCTAAATAAATTATGCCACTTTGATCATGATATTGCAAATAATAGGGCAGGCTAAGGGTGCCATAGTCTTAATCAAATTGGCACAGTATGCAGAAACCTATGCAAGCTAGAATTCACAGCCGCAGAAGGAGCTCACTCTGGGGATAGTATCCCATCAGCTGTCTCAGCAAAAGATTTTCATATCGTCTCTGAACCAAGATCCATATACTAGAATTTAATTAAAGGTTAATAGCAGAAAATGAACAGAATAGAACATCTGGTGTCAGCTCCTAAGGCAATGAAAATTGATAAATGTATTGCGCAAGAAAATACTACCAAATCTCAGTCTCACTACATTTAAACCCACATTCCACAACAGATAATGATAACAAATGGAAACTAACTTTACTCAGGCACAAAGGGATCAATtaagatacacacacacacatatatatatatatatatacacatgcacatatatatacatacaacaCATATATATGCTTCTAGTCAAGCAGATGTTAATAAACATTCATTGTAGTTGCATACAGCCCTCTCGTTATTCAACTCCCCGGGGATAAAATAAGATCGACAAAATCAAAGGACAGACTGAAGGAGTTAACAAAATTCCCCATAATTTTGCTAACCCACATACTTACATTTTATCATATGTGCCAGTCATATTCCAGATCCCTAAAAAGCAAGGAAATTACAGCCAAAAacaaaccaaaaaaggaaaaaaaaaaaaaaaaactaccgtGA
It encodes the following:
- the LOC131152756 gene encoding auxin-responsive protein SAUR50 — translated: MAIRKSNKLPQPAALKQILKKCSSFSKKSGSGYDSGGGGLPDDVPKGHFAVYVGQNRSRYIVPIAWLDHPEFQSLLRRAEEEFGFNHGMGITIPCEEVVFRSLTSMIRS